The following are encoded in a window of Telmatobacter sp. DSM 110680 genomic DNA:
- a CDS encoding zinc-binding alcohol dehydrogenase family protein: MKGIVLQEPGNAVLKEIDEATAGGDEVLLQVRMVGLCGSDLNSYRGKNPLVSFPRIPGHEISATVVDPGSHKEWVTGTHVTLSPYKACGQCTACERGRPNACRDNQTMGVQRDGALTELIAIPAAKLFRADLSLKELCLVEPLTVGFHAVGRGRVTAEDTVAVFGCGGVGLGVVAGAAFRGARVIGIDLDDQKLETARKAGAAEAINSKTSDVHAQLMELTSGRGPDVVIEAIGSPATYRAAVDEAAYAGRVVYIGWAKDQVPYETRLFVHKELDILGSRNAMPEDFRDVIRMLEAKRFPVDAAVTHVVPFEATPRILAEWNREPERFTKIMIEVS; this comes from the coding sequence ATGAAAGGGATTGTGCTGCAAGAGCCCGGTAACGCGGTCTTGAAAGAAATCGACGAAGCGACTGCCGGGGGCGACGAAGTTCTTCTGCAAGTCCGGATGGTGGGTCTCTGCGGAAGCGATCTGAATTCGTATCGGGGAAAGAACCCGCTGGTAAGCTTCCCGCGAATTCCGGGGCACGAGATTTCTGCGACGGTTGTCGATCCCGGATCTCACAAAGAATGGGTGACTGGAACGCACGTTACATTGTCGCCTTACAAAGCCTGCGGACAGTGCACGGCATGTGAACGAGGCAGGCCGAACGCCTGCCGCGACAATCAGACGATGGGCGTGCAGCGCGACGGAGCCTTGACTGAGCTGATTGCAATTCCCGCGGCGAAGTTGTTTCGGGCAGACCTCTCGCTGAAGGAACTGTGCCTGGTCGAGCCGCTCACCGTGGGCTTCCACGCTGTTGGACGCGGGCGCGTGACGGCAGAGGACACAGTCGCCGTGTTTGGTTGTGGCGGCGTGGGACTGGGCGTGGTGGCAGGCGCTGCATTTCGTGGCGCGCGAGTCATCGGCATCGATCTGGATGATCAAAAGCTGGAGACGGCGAGAAAAGCAGGCGCTGCCGAGGCCATCAATTCGAAAACGAGCGACGTCCACGCGCAGCTGATGGAATTGACGAGCGGGCGCGGGCCGGATGTAGTCATCGAGGCGATTGGTTCGCCGGCAACCTATCGTGCCGCGGTAGATGAGGCAGCGTACGCGGGTCGCGTGGTGTATATCGGGTGGGCCAAAGACCAGGTTCCATACGAGACCCGACTCTTCGTACACAAGGAACTCGATATTCTCGGTTCGCGCAACGCGATGCCCGAGGATTTTCGCGACGTGATACGCATGCTCGAGGCAAAGCGCTTTCCCGTGGATGCAGCGGTGACGCACGTCGTACCGTTCGAGGCGACGCCGAGAATCCTGGCAGAATGGAATCGCGAGCCCGAGCGATTCACCAAGATCATGATCGAGGTGAGTTAA
- a CDS encoding GNAT family N-acetyltransferase — MTDRITPTQPRLMIRPIELRDSAEVCILTRQLGYDRSVDEIVHWIHSLKDRISSQAAFVANLGDEVVGWIEINIEHRLQSAPCALIGGLVVKDGFRNQRIGLRLCECAELWSWEAGVAAVRVTSRSTRLDAHRFYLNNGYSLTKISHIFEKQRPE; from the coding sequence GTGACTGATCGCATTACCCCTACCCAGCCTCGACTCATGATCCGTCCGATCGAACTGCGCGATTCGGCGGAGGTTTGCATTCTCACCAGGCAACTTGGCTATGACCGCTCGGTTGATGAAATCGTGCATTGGATACACTCGCTCAAAGATCGTATTTCCTCCCAAGCTGCATTCGTAGCGAATCTCGGGGATGAAGTCGTGGGCTGGATCGAGATCAATATCGAACATCGGCTGCAATCCGCCCCCTGTGCGCTGATTGGTGGGCTGGTCGTGAAGGACGGATTTCGCAATCAGAGGATCGGGCTTCGTCTCTGTGAGTGCGCCGAGTTGTGGAGTTGGGAAGCCGGCGTTGCAGCAGTTCGAGTAACGTCACGCAGTACACGGCTCGATGCGCACCGCTTTTACCTGAACAATGGCTATAGTCTGACGAAGATCTCGCATATCTTTGAGAAACAGCGCCCAGAATGA
- a CDS encoding EVE domain-containing protein, whose translation MAAYFLFKTEPEVYSFDDFLRDQETTWDGVTAPAAVKHLREMKAGTKWIFYHTGDERTAVGTGTVSSVDATDPKVPVVRVKVGKRLKHPKTLAEIKAEPIFTGSPLLVIGRLSVVPLTEDQWDWFLK comes from the coding sequence ATGGCCGCCTACTTCCTCTTCAAGACCGAACCGGAGGTTTACTCCTTCGACGACTTTCTACGAGATCAAGAAACCACGTGGGACGGCGTCACCGCCCCTGCCGCGGTAAAGCATCTGCGCGAAATGAAAGCCGGGACGAAGTGGATCTTCTATCACACGGGCGATGAGCGCACGGCTGTCGGGACGGGCACGGTCAGCAGCGTCGATGCCACCGACCCCAAGGTTCCCGTTGTGCGCGTCAAAGTTGGCAAGCGTCTCAAACACCCGAAGACCCTTGCCGAGATCAAAGCGGAGCCGATCTTTACCGGGTCGCCTCTACTCGTGATTGGAAGGCTGTCAGTCGTCCCGCTCACCGAAGACCAGTGGGATTGGTTTTTAAAATAA
- a CDS encoding S41 family peptidase gives MTPPARRALFSLIVFFAVCAVAGTFLQRRVGAQSSQDESQIRDSLKSFTDVYAIVEQNYAEPIQGDKADAAIYDGAIPGMLRVLDPHSNFYDPKAYAKMREDQRGHYYGVGMVIQQQNNKVYVITPYEGTPSFRAGIRPGDIIAAIDGKSTDGMTSDVVAKNLKGPKGTHVQVSVLREGQNKALTFDLVRDEIPHPSVDLKYEIRPGVGYIHLTQFQETTAQEVNEAIDSFPNLKGLVFDLRGNPGGLLSQAVEVCDHLLSKGQTIVSQRGRAYPDQNYTATHGNDGKTFPIVVLVNRNTASAAEIVSGALQDHDRALIVGETTFGKGLVQTVYNLSENTGLALTTYHYYTPSGRLIQRNYSGVSLYDYYYNHAGASAPNSSNREVKMTDSGRTVYGGGGITPDEKVESPKSNNFQDTLLYKATFFHFAAHYLSNRTVDKNFQVDDGVINEFKQYLTGQDIPFTEKDLNDNMDWLKTSIREKVITSQFGQLQGLRVMADWDPMIQKALTFLPEAQALEDTAHKVLAQKAEARGGATAQ, from the coding sequence ATGACTCCCCCCGCCCGCAGGGCACTCTTTAGTCTCATCGTCTTTTTTGCAGTGTGCGCCGTTGCCGGCACATTTTTGCAGCGCAGGGTGGGAGCCCAGTCGTCGCAGGATGAAAGCCAGATTCGCGACAGTTTGAAGTCGTTTACCGACGTCTACGCGATCGTCGAACAGAATTACGCGGAGCCTATCCAAGGCGACAAGGCTGACGCGGCCATCTATGACGGTGCCATTCCCGGCATGCTGCGCGTCCTCGATCCGCACTCAAATTTCTACGATCCCAAGGCGTACGCCAAGATGCGCGAAGACCAGCGCGGGCATTACTACGGCGTTGGCATGGTGATTCAGCAGCAAAACAACAAGGTCTACGTCATCACACCCTATGAAGGGACACCTTCATTCCGAGCTGGAATTCGTCCCGGCGATATCATTGCGGCGATTGACGGCAAGTCGACCGATGGCATGACGTCGGATGTTGTAGCGAAAAATCTTAAGGGGCCAAAAGGCACCCATGTTCAGGTGTCCGTCCTGCGCGAAGGCCAGAACAAGGCGCTGACATTTGACCTCGTGCGCGATGAGATTCCGCACCCGTCGGTCGATTTGAAATACGAGATTCGTCCAGGCGTCGGCTACATTCACCTCACCCAGTTTCAGGAAACCACCGCCCAGGAAGTGAATGAGGCTATCGACAGCTTCCCCAATCTCAAAGGCCTTGTGTTCGACCTGCGCGGCAATCCCGGTGGTCTGCTCAGCCAGGCCGTGGAGGTTTGCGACCACCTGCTTTCCAAGGGCCAAACCATAGTCTCGCAGCGTGGCCGCGCTTATCCCGACCAGAACTATACGGCGACACACGGCAATGACGGCAAGACCTTCCCTATCGTGGTACTTGTGAATCGCAATACGGCTTCGGCGGCTGAGATTGTTTCCGGCGCTTTGCAGGATCACGACCGCGCTCTTATCGTCGGCGAAACTACCTTCGGCAAAGGCCTTGTGCAGACGGTTTACAACCTCAGCGAGAATACGGGCCTAGCCTTGACGACTTATCACTACTACACGCCGTCAGGCCGCCTGATTCAACGCAACTACTCCGGCGTTTCCCTGTACGACTACTACTACAATCACGCCGGAGCGAGCGCGCCTAACTCGAGCAACCGCGAAGTGAAGATGACCGATTCCGGCCGCACCGTGTACGGCGGTGGCGGCATCACTCCCGACGAGAAAGTCGAAAGCCCAAAGAGTAATAACTTCCAGGACACGCTGCTCTACAAAGCCACTTTCTTCCACTTTGCGGCCCACTACCTCTCGAATCGCACGGTTGATAAGAATTTTCAAGTCGACGACGGCGTTATCAACGAGTTCAAGCAGTACCTCACCGGCCAGGACATCCCGTTCACCGAAAAAGACCTCAACGACAACATGGATTGGTTGAAGACCAGCATCCGGGAGAAAGTTATCACCAGCCAATTCGGACAGCTTCAGGGATTGCGTGTCATGGCCGATTGGGATCCCATGATCCAGAAGGCGCTTACCTTCCTGCCCGAAGCACAGGCCCTGGAAGATACCGCGCACAAGGTGCTCGCTCAGAAGGCCGAAGCTCGCGGCGGCGCTACCGCGCAATAA
- a CDS encoding HD domain-containing protein: MLSRSMKDIFIADLATFEDSKIFDAFFLVLHKQIRTTKTNKPYLNLILGDKTGQVEGRIWDPGDSRITKEFERGDIVKVRGCVSRFDDRLQMKVEYLRKALAGEVEKTDMLPCTTCDVDELWQKLLGFVESFTDSHLKQLLNTLLADSGLAQAYREAPAAKQLHHAWLGGLLEHVVSLLTLADRVAPHYPILYRDLLLTGVVLHDIGKVRELAWDIGFEYTVEGTLLGHIEMGLELVSKTIDGLPDFPPRLRTLVLHMILSHHGKLEFGSPKLPMIPEALVLNFIDDLDAKMQAVASEFEKSTREGKGADELTGRIWALDQRQMLNTREWLKADAKPEPGKLF, from the coding sequence ATGCTTTCCCGCAGCATGAAGGACATCTTTATCGCCGACCTGGCAACCTTTGAAGACAGTAAAATCTTCGACGCATTTTTTCTCGTTTTGCATAAGCAGATACGAACAACCAAGACCAACAAGCCTTACTTGAACCTCATCCTGGGAGACAAGACTGGGCAGGTTGAAGGCCGCATATGGGATCCCGGGGACTCGCGCATCACGAAAGAGTTTGAACGCGGGGACATCGTTAAAGTGCGCGGCTGCGTGTCGCGCTTCGATGATCGGCTGCAGATGAAGGTCGAATATTTGCGCAAGGCCCTCGCTGGTGAGGTCGAAAAGACCGATATGCTGCCATGCACGACTTGCGACGTTGACGAGCTATGGCAGAAACTCCTCGGATTCGTAGAGAGCTTCACCGATTCTCATTTAAAGCAGTTGCTGAACACCCTGCTTGCAGATTCAGGCTTGGCGCAGGCGTACAGGGAAGCACCAGCGGCGAAACAACTTCATCACGCGTGGCTGGGTGGATTGCTGGAGCATGTGGTGAGTTTGCTTACCCTGGCTGATCGCGTGGCACCCCACTATCCGATCCTGTATCGCGATTTACTGCTTACGGGCGTTGTTCTGCACGACATCGGAAAGGTGAGGGAACTGGCGTGGGACATTGGATTTGAATACACGGTAGAGGGCACTCTGCTCGGACACATCGAGATGGGCCTTGAACTGGTGAGCAAGACGATCGACGGCCTTCCGGATTTTCCGCCACGGCTGAGAACGCTCGTTCTTCACATGATTCTGTCGCACCACGGAAAGCTGGAGTTCGGATCGCCCAAGCTGCCCATGATTCCGGAGGCGCTGGTTTTGAACTTCATTGACGATCTGGATGCCAAGATGCAGGCTGTCGCTAGCGAGTTCGAGAAGTCGACCCGCGAGGGTAAGGGCGCCGATGAGCTGACCGGCAGAATCTGGGCGCTCGATCAACGGCAGATGTTGAACACGCGTGAGTGGCTGAAAGCAGACGCGAAGCCGGAACCTGGAAAGTTATTTTAA
- a CDS encoding purine nucleoside permease, whose translation MMIRTRCIFGLLALFAFVAYAKPRPIPVKVVVVAMFEIGQDTGDQPGELQYWVERDHLDKIYPLPAGYHSARMNSDGEMAILTGQGTAHAAATIMALGLDPRFDFSHAYWLIAGIAGGNPDRISLGSAAWARWVVDGDLGYEIDSREMPKDWTTGYIPLRKTKPFESPATPLDGQTYEMNGELTQWACNLTRNTPLDDPDTLKEIRAHFDGTAAQRPPFVTMGDELSSSTYWHGKLFDAWANEWVSYFTSGKGQFATTAMEDTGTLQSLKYLAQAGRADWQRILVLRTVSNFDQQPRGMTAAESLAHQRIGTYSAYLPSLEAAYKVGHTVVDALLKGRPSIPAANAPGGIH comes from the coding sequence ATGATGATCCGCACAAGATGCATCTTTGGCCTTCTGGCCCTTTTCGCGTTTGTCGCCTACGCCAAGCCGCGCCCCATCCCGGTAAAGGTCGTGGTCGTCGCCATGTTTGAGATTGGCCAGGACACCGGCGATCAACCCGGTGAACTCCAGTATTGGGTCGAACGCGATCACCTCGACAAGATTTATCCGCTGCCCGCCGGCTATCATTCGGCACGCATGAACAGTGACGGCGAAATGGCCATCCTTACCGGTCAGGGAACAGCACACGCCGCAGCGACCATCATGGCGCTGGGGCTAGACCCTCGCTTCGACTTCAGCCACGCCTACTGGCTCATCGCAGGCATCGCCGGTGGAAACCCCGACCGCATCTCGCTAGGCTCAGCGGCATGGGCGCGTTGGGTCGTGGACGGCGACCTTGGCTACGAGATTGATTCCCGCGAGATGCCGAAAGATTGGACGACTGGCTATATACCCTTGCGCAAGACGAAGCCGTTTGAATCTCCCGCGACGCCTCTTGATGGCCAGACCTATGAGATGAATGGCGAACTCACACAATGGGCCTGCAACCTGACTCGCAATACCCCGCTCGACGATCCCGACACGCTCAAGGAGATTCGTGCTCATTTTGATGGCACCGCCGCGCAGCGTCCACCCTTCGTCACCATGGGCGACGAACTATCCTCATCGACATATTGGCACGGCAAGCTTTTTGATGCCTGGGCTAACGAGTGGGTCAGCTACTTCACCAGCGGCAAAGGTCAATTCGCGACCACAGCTATGGAAGACACTGGCACCCTGCAATCGCTCAAATACCTCGCGCAAGCCGGCCGTGCAGACTGGCAACGCATTCTCGTTTTGCGCACCGTCAGCAACTTCGATCAGCAACCGCGCGGCATGACTGCCGCCGAAAGCCTCGCTCACCAGCGAATAGGAACCTACAGCGCCTACCTGCCGTCGCTTGAGGCCGCTTACAAAGTGGGCCACACGGTTGTCGATGCGCTCCTCAAAGGCCGGCCCAGTATTCCTGCCGCGAATGCTCCGGGAGGTATCCATTGA
- a CDS encoding peptidylprolyl isomerase, which yields MTLRILRAPGAYLLSAVLLSGLALAQARPSTPASPYGGSTVEEIVARVDDQIITKSDYDRTQSDMDKEMRQKGASMQEISDSHKDLLRNLIDQQLWLAKGKELGVTGETELVNRLNEIRKQYNLATMEDLEKAAKEQGISFEDFKANIRNQIITQQVMRDQVGRKIAPTPGEIQRYFEAHKQDYAQPESVKLGEILISTGAQGDDPQKLADAKAKADDIEARLHAGGDFSQLARSFSEGTTAAEGGDLGQYKRGQLDPLFEQKTFGLKTGEVTEPIRTKQGYVILKVVQHVPGGVPQLKDVENDVEQNYFEAKAGPAMREYLAQLRDESAIYIKPGYEDSAATATEKHPAVTFSAYTAPTPKKKKKVERTRFRETTHTFRQKSAPVPATDQATTAPPAKATKASKKADKTEQAAMKPGKKEKIRFGKAPQETLPQAPSSPTEDAGAGATGQVAANAAAEPDNPLENTSKSEKKTRFSDRAKLPKQPKPKGPQLDPEAPPAADAAEVADRQAQAGPLGLGGNQTPSKKKKKATTTGDKTRLSDKKSAPTEDTGDKPLGNATQQAPNGTTPVPPQSGLPTVPPQ from the coding sequence ATGACTTTGAGAATCCTTCGTGCCCCCGGGGCGTATCTGCTTTCCGCAGTCCTTCTTTCTGGCTTGGCTTTAGCGCAAGCTCGACCCTCTACCCCTGCGAGTCCCTATGGGGGGTCGACAGTTGAGGAGATCGTTGCGCGTGTAGATGACCAGATCATCACCAAATCTGACTATGACCGCACGCAGTCCGACATGGATAAGGAAATGCGCCAGAAGGGTGCTTCCATGCAGGAGATTTCGGATTCCCATAAGGACTTGCTGCGGAATTTGATTGATCAGCAGCTTTGGCTCGCCAAGGGCAAAGAACTGGGTGTGACGGGCGAAACGGAATTGGTCAATCGACTCAACGAGATCCGTAAACAGTACAACCTTGCGACGATGGAAGACCTGGAGAAGGCAGCGAAGGAGCAAGGGATATCCTTTGAAGACTTCAAGGCCAATATCCGCAACCAGATCATCACTCAGCAGGTGATGCGCGATCAGGTGGGACGCAAGATTGCGCCGACCCCGGGCGAGATTCAACGGTATTTTGAAGCGCACAAGCAGGACTACGCGCAACCGGAGAGCGTGAAATTAGGTGAAATCCTGATCTCGACCGGTGCGCAAGGCGATGATCCGCAAAAGCTTGCCGACGCCAAGGCCAAGGCCGACGATATCGAAGCCCGGTTGCATGCGGGTGGTGACTTCAGTCAGTTGGCGCGCAGCTTCAGCGAAGGCACCACTGCGGCAGAGGGTGGCGACCTAGGGCAATATAAGCGCGGCCAGCTAGACCCGCTATTCGAGCAGAAGACCTTCGGCCTGAAAACGGGCGAGGTAACTGAACCGATCCGCACCAAGCAGGGCTACGTGATTCTCAAGGTCGTTCAGCATGTGCCGGGAGGTGTCCCGCAATTGAAGGACGTTGAAAACGACGTCGAGCAGAATTATTTTGAGGCCAAAGCTGGTCCGGCCATGCGGGAATACCTTGCGCAGTTGCGGGACGAGTCAGCCATTTACATCAAGCCCGGCTACGAAGACAGCGCGGCAACCGCTACTGAGAAGCACCCCGCCGTTACCTTCAGCGCTTATACCGCGCCCACCCCCAAGAAGAAGAAAAAGGTAGAACGTACCCGGTTCCGCGAGACCACGCACACTTTCAGGCAGAAATCCGCCCCGGTGCCGGCCACGGATCAAGCCACGACTGCTCCTCCAGCAAAGGCGACCAAGGCCAGCAAAAAGGCGGATAAGACCGAACAGGCAGCGATGAAGCCCGGCAAGAAGGAGAAGATTCGTTTTGGCAAGGCTCCCCAGGAGACATTGCCGCAGGCTCCATCAAGCCCGACGGAAGATGCAGGCGCGGGTGCAACTGGCCAGGTTGCCGCGAACGCAGCAGCCGAGCCGGATAATCCACTAGAAAACACATCCAAGTCTGAGAAAAAGACGCGATTTAGCGACCGTGCCAAGCTGCCTAAGCAGCCCAAGCCGAAGGGTCCGCAACTTGATCCTGAGGCACCTCCAGCGGCCGACGCAGCTGAAGTGGCCGACCGTCAGGCTCAGGCAGGTCCACTGGGCCTGGGCGGAAACCAGACGCCGAGCAAGAAGAAAAAGAAGGCCACGACTACAGGCGACAAGACACGGCTGAGCGACAAAAAGTCCGCTCCCACCGAAGACACAGGTGACAAGCCTTTGGGGAACGCCACACAGCAGGCTCCGAACGGAACTACGCCGGTACCGCCGCAGTCGGGATTGCCCACCGTACCCCCGCAGTAG
- a CDS encoding MIP/aquaporin family protein, which yields MHSHWFGEFIGTLVLVLLGNGVNAGVTLRRSYAADAGWMVVTTGWALAVLCGVLTAQAFGSPGANLNPAITLSAAISSGNYSELLSLWSAQMLGALCGASLMALHYAPHWSLTPDPAAKLGVFCTNGAVHHPAANFVSEVIGTMVLVIVAGAIFSHGVSDNGPAPGLGQWLVGSLVWGIGLSLGGTTGYAINPARDLGPRIAHALLPIPGKGGSNWSYAAIPVMGPLVGGGLAGLLLHFAKL from the coding sequence ATGCATTCTCACTGGTTTGGCGAGTTCATCGGCACACTGGTTCTGGTCTTGCTCGGAAACGGTGTCAACGCAGGCGTCACGTTGCGGCGATCCTACGCGGCCGATGCAGGCTGGATGGTCGTCACCACGGGTTGGGCCCTCGCGGTATTGTGCGGAGTGCTGACGGCCCAGGCCTTCGGCAGCCCCGGCGCGAACCTGAACCCCGCCATTACTCTCTCTGCAGCCATCTCCAGCGGAAATTACTCTGAGTTGCTTTCGTTGTGGTCTGCGCAGATGCTCGGAGCGCTCTGCGGCGCTTCCCTCATGGCCCTTCATTATGCGCCGCACTGGTCGCTCACGCCCGATCCGGCGGCAAAGCTCGGCGTTTTCTGTACCAACGGCGCCGTTCATCACCCCGCTGCGAACTTTGTCAGTGAAGTCATTGGCACCATGGTGCTGGTCATCGTTGCCGGGGCCATCTTTTCGCATGGGGTCTCCGACAATGGCCCCGCTCCCGGCCTCGGCCAGTGGCTGGTTGGCAGTCTGGTGTGGGGCATCGGTCTCTCCCTGGGCGGGACAACCGGGTACGCCATTAATCCTGCGCGAGACCTGGGTCCGCGCATCGCACATGCCCTCTTGCCCATTCCCGGCAAGGGAGGTTCCAACTGGAGCTACGCGGCCATTCCGGTGATGGGCCCATTGGTAGGCGGCGGACTGGCAGGCCTGCTGCTGCATTTCGCGAAACTCTGA
- a CDS encoding DUF1572 domain-containing protein, with protein MALKFTTSYIEDALSVFRQYKLLGERAMLQVSDEQLFASLDEESNSIAIIVKHITGNMRSRWTDFLTTDGEKPTRNRDGEFVEPPATREALMREWEDGWACVFRAIEPLTDADLSRTVTIRGEAHSVMQAINRQLSHYPMHVGQIVLLAKHYAGERWQTLSVARNRSAEFNRKVAAGEASQR; from the coding sequence ATGGCGTTGAAATTCACAACATCCTACATCGAAGACGCGCTTTCAGTTTTTCGCCAGTACAAGCTGTTGGGCGAGCGGGCTATGCTCCAGGTTTCGGATGAGCAACTGTTCGCATCACTCGATGAGGAATCGAATTCGATTGCGATCATCGTGAAGCACATCACGGGCAATATGCGCTCGCGGTGGACGGACTTTCTGACCACGGATGGAGAAAAGCCGACCCGCAACCGTGATGGGGAATTTGTAGAACCACCCGCAACGCGTGAAGCATTGATGCGGGAATGGGAAGATGGATGGGCTTGCGTCTTTCGCGCAATCGAGCCGCTGACGGATGCAGACTTATCTCGCACGGTGACGATTCGCGGAGAAGCCCACTCGGTGATGCAGGCGATTAACAGGCAACTGTCGCATTACCCGATGCACGTAGGGCAAATTGTCCTGCTGGCCAAGCACTATGCGGGCGAGCGTTGGCAGACGCTGAGCGTTGCGCGGAACAGGTCGGCAGAGTTCAATCGCAAAGTTGCCGCCGGCGAGGCCAGCCAGCGATAG
- a CDS encoding isoprenylcysteine carboxylmethyltransferase family protein: protein MKLNMITLAIIAVFAVLFFHQASGMPWTPSHIVGVAIAAPAVLLLILARLQLGRAFSVRAKASTLVTSGLYSRIRNPIYVFGSLFFVGIIIWTNRPWLLVGFVVLIPMQVYRSRKEAEVLETKFGDEYREYKQKTWF from the coding sequence TTGAAGCTCAATATGATCACCCTCGCGATCATCGCAGTCTTCGCTGTGCTTTTCTTCCATCAAGCGTCGGGAATGCCGTGGACTCCCTCTCATATCGTGGGAGTCGCGATCGCGGCGCCCGCGGTTTTGTTGCTTATTCTTGCGCGACTCCAGTTGGGTAGGGCCTTCAGCGTGCGCGCCAAGGCGTCGACGCTCGTCACCAGTGGTTTGTACTCTCGCATCCGCAACCCAATTTATGTCTTCGGCTCGCTCTTCTTTGTTGGAATCATCATTTGGACCAATCGGCCCTGGCTCTTAGTTGGATTCGTAGTTCTCATCCCCATGCAGGTCTACCGCAGCCGAAAAGAAGCGGAGGTACTCGAAACCAAATTCGGAGACGAGTATCGTGAATACAAGCAAAAAACATGGTTCTGA
- a CDS encoding isoaspartyl peptidase/L-asparaginase, giving the protein MRIAISICALMGLVAVSAPRTFAQEQPAHHWAIVVHGGAGVIEKSALGPDGDKAYRAGLDRAIHAGAAVLDKGGSALDAVEATLHVLEEDPHFNAGKGAVFTREGKNEMDASIMDGATLMAGAVAGVQRVHSPISAARAVMEKSPHVMIAGHGADDFAASVGLKMEEPSYFFTESRWQGLVKQLKKQNMPIPPRPAGVPPAGEEIPVAVVDESEGSGVHGTTGVVVRDRKGNIAAGTSTGGMQGKMPGRVGDSPIIGAGTYASNKSCAVSGTGTGEYYIRLGVAREVCNLVQYRHMKLQDAVDEVIHKELEALHGDGGVIAITPDGQLAWSFNTPGMFRARLVEGGQVQMGIYRDEP; this is encoded by the coding sequence ATGAGAATCGCGATTAGCATATGTGCGTTGATGGGATTGGTTGCCGTGAGCGCTCCGCGAACATTCGCGCAGGAGCAACCGGCGCATCATTGGGCGATTGTGGTGCATGGGGGCGCCGGGGTTATTGAGAAGTCAGCGCTTGGGCCTGATGGCGACAAGGCTTATCGCGCGGGCCTCGACAGAGCGATCCATGCGGGCGCTGCGGTTCTCGACAAAGGTGGATCGGCGCTGGACGCTGTTGAAGCTACGCTGCATGTGCTTGAAGAGGATCCGCACTTCAACGCGGGCAAGGGGGCAGTATTCACGCGGGAAGGGAAGAACGAGATGGACGCGTCCATCATGGACGGGGCAACTCTGATGGCTGGTGCGGTGGCGGGAGTTCAGCGAGTACACAGCCCCATTAGTGCAGCGCGAGCGGTGATGGAGAAATCGCCTCATGTGATGATTGCCGGACACGGCGCAGATGATTTTGCGGCCAGCGTAGGCCTCAAGATGGAAGAGCCAAGCTACTTCTTCACCGAGAGCCGCTGGCAGGGACTGGTAAAGCAGCTGAAGAAGCAGAATATGCCCATTCCGCCGCGTCCTGCGGGAGTTCCGCCGGCAGGCGAAGAAATTCCGGTCGCTGTGGTGGATGAGTCGGAGGGTTCGGGAGTTCACGGCACGACGGGTGTGGTAGTGCGCGACCGGAAAGGCAACATCGCGGCGGGAACCTCGACTGGGGGCATGCAGGGCAAAATGCCGGGGCGTGTGGGCGACTCGCCGATCATCGGAGCCGGGACATACGCCTCGAACAAATCCTGCGCGGTGTCGGGTACGGGCACCGGTGAGTATTACATCCGGCTTGGCGTGGCCCGCGAGGTCTGCAATCTCGTGCAGTATCGGCACATGAAGCTGCAAGACGCTGTTGATGAGGTCATCCACAAAGAACTGGAAGCGCTGCATGGCGACGGCGGTGTGATCGCGATAACTCCGGATGGACAGCTGGCTTGGAGTTTTAATACGCCGGGTATGTTCCGCGCTCGACTTGTGGAAGGCGGCCAAGTGCAGATGGGGATATATCGCGACGAGCCCTAG